Proteins encoded within one genomic window of Streptomyces sp. NBC_01314:
- a CDS encoding thioredoxin family protein: MAKRFHQPREDAEFDFILGMSGVPVLAYFIGTWPKAIEPCRVMDLVVGGIADDYTGRLTAVRTDITRCPAATERYGITGAPSYVLLKEGEAVAHGTGPMTIAEVRELLDGHL; encoded by the coding sequence ATGGCGAAGCGGTTTCATCAACCCCGTGAGGACGCGGAGTTCGATTTCATCCTCGGGATGAGCGGAGTTCCGGTCCTCGCATACTTCATCGGGACATGGCCCAAGGCAATCGAGCCCTGCCGGGTGATGGACCTCGTCGTGGGTGGCATCGCCGACGACTACACGGGCCGCCTGACGGCCGTCCGCACCGACATCACGCGTTGTCCGGCCGCAACCGAGCGATACGGGATCACCGGAGCCCCGTCCTACGTCCTTCTGAAGGAGGGCGAGGCGGTGGCGCACGGCACAGGACCTATGACCATCGCCGAGGTACGGGAGCTTCTGGACGGCCACCTCTGA
- a CDS encoding MarR family winged helix-turn-helix transcriptional regulator: protein MSQKGVGVDLDKSLGYLLKEASSALRAAMEEVLRPLGMSVTHYSCLELLAQRPGLSNSELARGAFVTRQTMNVLLQTLEREGYVTRPAEAPVGKVLPARLTPRGRRSLEKATVAVRSVEVRMLADMTETEQSAAFRILQGMVHSLRDGNDGA, encoded by the coding sequence ATGAGTCAAAAGGGTGTCGGAGTCGACCTGGACAAATCGCTGGGCTACCTGCTGAAAGAGGCTTCGAGCGCCCTGCGCGCAGCCATGGAGGAGGTACTGCGGCCACTCGGGATGAGCGTGACGCACTACTCCTGCCTCGAACTGCTGGCTCAACGGCCGGGCTTGTCGAACTCCGAGCTCGCGCGTGGCGCGTTCGTGACACGGCAGACGATGAACGTGCTGCTCCAGACCCTGGAACGAGAGGGCTACGTGACCAGGCCTGCGGAGGCGCCCGTAGGGAAGGTTCTTCCCGCGCGGCTCACGCCTCGCGGCCGACGGAGCCTGGAGAAGGCGACCGTAGCGGTTCGGTCCGTCGAGGTCAGAATGCTGGCCGACATGACCGAGACCGAGCAGTCAGCCGCGTTCCGGATCCTGCAGGGGATGGTTCATTCCCTGCGCGATGGCAACGACGGTGCATAG
- a CDS encoding wax ester/triacylglycerol synthase domain-containing protein: MIQRPNAVDGCFIRHEQELSDFRPTFGMVLHAQGRAPELSRVQEQIASRIERMPTLACTVARRERRTVWQADPAFDPYDHVHEVRTPDGPTALEEAVQALLGAPLDEQSPRWGVWLIHGYCDSEYVLFYRAHHAAQDGQAMVDALRALFGTEPPASPARAAVAVPDAGRFWWQRIPVQAVAWILTDAMKSLRPSLRSSMQRPLSGETRVVSAAVPESWLRNTGRALGASSNDVCLAALAEAVRSRMPESRLAPRQRGRELYAYLPISVRRPEERFTVGNRLAAVRIPLSFWEESATTRVAAISRATRPVKTEGMRRALRAQMSLPEWLVYRIFRRAAAKAAGCLITSGLVHLPELLAMGDDPIETVVPAAFPYKDLFEMAFVAYKGQVAASVAFDRAEEEVGSLVALWADAVERLHDDVGFDESESTRAIV, encoded by the coding sequence GTGATCCAACGCCCGAATGCTGTCGACGGCTGTTTCATCAGGCACGAGCAAGAGCTGAGCGATTTTCGCCCCACCTTCGGTATGGTCCTGCATGCCCAGGGCCGCGCTCCGGAACTGAGCCGGGTGCAGGAGCAGATCGCGTCTCGCATCGAGCGGATGCCGACGCTGGCGTGCACGGTGGCCAGACGCGAGCGCCGGACAGTGTGGCAAGCCGACCCGGCCTTCGATCCGTACGACCATGTCCACGAGGTCAGGACGCCGGATGGCCCCACCGCCCTGGAGGAGGCCGTGCAGGCGCTCCTCGGCGCCCCTCTGGATGAGCAGTCGCCGCGCTGGGGAGTGTGGCTTATTCACGGCTATTGCGACAGTGAGTACGTTCTGTTCTACCGTGCTCACCATGCCGCGCAGGACGGGCAGGCGATGGTGGACGCGCTGCGAGCCCTGTTCGGTACGGAGCCGCCTGCCTCCCCCGCACGGGCGGCCGTCGCTGTACCGGACGCAGGCCGGTTCTGGTGGCAGCGGATCCCAGTGCAAGCCGTCGCCTGGATTCTGACCGATGCGATGAAGAGCCTGCGGCCTTCCCTGCGCTCCTCGATGCAGCGGCCCCTGAGCGGCGAGACCCGGGTCGTATCGGCAGCCGTGCCCGAGTCATGGCTGCGAAATACCGGCCGGGCGCTGGGAGCAAGCTCGAATGACGTCTGCCTGGCCGCCCTCGCGGAGGCGGTACGCAGCCGAATGCCTGAGAGCCGGCTGGCGCCCCGGCAGCGGGGACGCGAACTGTATGCCTATCTGCCCATCTCGGTGCGCAGGCCGGAGGAGCGGTTCACGGTGGGCAACAGACTCGCGGCCGTCCGGATCCCCTTGTCGTTCTGGGAGGAGTCCGCGACCACTCGTGTCGCGGCCATCTCTCGTGCGACTCGCCCGGTCAAAACTGAGGGCATGCGGCGTGCGTTGCGGGCACAGATGAGCCTTCCGGAGTGGCTCGTCTACCGGATTTTTCGGCGTGCCGCTGCCAAGGCTGCGGGATGCCTCATCACGTCCGGTCTGGTTCACCTTCCAGAGCTGCTGGCGATGGGGGACGACCCGATCGAGACGGTGGTTCCGGCCGCGTTCCCGTACAAGGACCTCTTCGAGATGGCGTTCGTCGCCTACAAAGGCCAGGTCGCCGCCAGTGTCGCCTTCGACCGCGCCGAGGAAGAGGTCGGCAGCCTTGTCGCCCTGTGGGCGGACGCAGTGGAGCGCCTGCACGACGACGTTGGCTTCGATGAGTCTGAGTCGACACGGGCGATCGTGTAA
- a CDS encoding serine protein kinase RIO, protein MSHDDLSQHSQHPAFPDDFSTAAYHYVPPPDDLGDVDDRFVFDFRSYDDLDDGQRWSTWLSVEPLCRGPEPLPDWVVTSQGAIDTELGVLKTGKEADVHLVERADPLAPAAGVVMAAKRYRSPEHRTFHRSASYTEGRSMKRSRDERALKRKSTFGRQVAAGEWAVSEWAALVRLWGLGLPVPYPVQIDGTEILMEWITVVDEDGAVETAPRLAQTRPSPELLAAYFEQLTDALATMVQHGLVHGDLSAYNILAAGERLVIIDLPQIVDLVGNLNGMGFLQRDCANICGWFRSRGLDVDEHALFAELMAHAF, encoded by the coding sequence ATGTCTCACGACGATCTCTCGCAGCACTCTCAGCACCCGGCATTTCCTGACGACTTCAGCACCGCCGCCTACCACTACGTCCCGCCGCCGGACGACCTGGGCGACGTCGATGACCGGTTCGTCTTCGACTTCCGTTCCTACGACGACCTCGATGACGGCCAGCGCTGGTCGACCTGGCTCAGCGTCGAACCCCTCTGCCGAGGCCCCGAGCCGCTCCCGGACTGGGTGGTGACCTCGCAGGGCGCGATCGATACCGAGCTCGGCGTCCTCAAGACCGGCAAGGAGGCCGACGTCCACCTCGTCGAGCGCGCCGACCCGCTCGCCCCCGCCGCCGGCGTGGTCATGGCGGCCAAGCGGTACCGCTCTCCCGAGCACCGGACCTTCCACCGCTCCGCGTCCTACACCGAGGGCCGCTCGATGAAGCGCTCACGTGACGAGCGGGCCCTCAAGCGGAAGAGCACCTTCGGCCGGCAGGTCGCGGCCGGCGAGTGGGCGGTGTCCGAGTGGGCTGCGCTGGTGCGGCTCTGGGGCCTCGGGCTGCCGGTTCCCTACCCGGTCCAGATCGACGGCACCGAGATCCTGATGGAGTGGATCACCGTCGTCGACGAGGACGGCGCCGTCGAGACCGCGCCCCGGCTCGCCCAGACTCGACCCTCACCCGAGCTGCTGGCGGCGTACTTCGAGCAGCTCACCGATGCGCTCGCGACGATGGTGCAGCACGGCCTCGTGCACGGCGACCTCTCGGCGTACAACATCCTGGCGGCGGGCGAGCGGCTGGTCATCATCGACCTGCCGCAGATCGTCGACCTGGTCGGCAACCTCAACGGGATGGGCTTCCTCCAGCGCGACTGCGCCAACATCTGCGGCTGGTTCCGCTCGCGGGGCCTCGATGTCGACGAGCACGCGCTGTTCGCGGAGCTGATGGCGCACGCCTTCTGA
- a CDS encoding glycoside hydrolase family 2 protein — protein MTESIHPSRRTVPSRRTVVTALGAAAFVALPAWPETARAADGTAAATPNGPVLDTHPAIEPSGTHVRDVGGTNVVFRYGAVLPAFDGWRTHEPTREYLSLDRKWRFRFDPDDQGFGEGWQSARHDDRTWGRIDVPAAWDLLDTPGFGSETGPFAQGTAFSDGYAWYRTTVDVPASWRARHVRIAFLAAGYSAEVWLDGRHLGKHEGANSPFALPVAGALRPGTRQTIAVRVFRRASYTDYTDPTPQPVTDDHELPYKPVDYWPYAGLTRSAWIEAVPQVTIAKLLAVGANGRLEARAVVENHGASDFDGRLTLDPGRESGGRPVVVAARIAARSAGVVRVSVPIPHAPRWSPASPHTLTARATLTAGRHSGARVDTLSTGYGVRELTIGDAQLRLNGKPLFLKGLNWHEETAAHGRAMTPAEYDRELGHVTAVGANFIRNCVYNRHPYVYDWADQHGVLVMDDIDTMWLNTAQEKLQTERYGLARALALTMAWNQHNHPSVILWGLQNESEIDAAGAPVYRAWLADLKAAVKAVDLTSRPVTWASNTSNDPAFDLADVIGFNEYFGYFYGKDADLGPTLDAVHAKYPGKPILITENGTWSVAGTHGPDTTQGTEEWQAASFTAHWTQVAARSDFVAGFTYWVLKDYKQRAGYNQSYNGISVMGLFTFAEERPKLVYDAFREAVNPRGR, from the coding sequence ATGACTGAATCCATCCATCCGTCCCGGCGCACCGTCCCGTCCCGGCGCACCGTCGTCACGGCACTCGGCGCGGCCGCCTTCGTCGCCCTGCCGGCCTGGCCGGAGACGGCGCGAGCGGCGGACGGTACGGCCGCGGCCACCCCGAACGGCCCGGTGCTGGACACCCACCCCGCCATCGAGCCCTCCGGCACCCATGTGCGTGACGTCGGCGGCACCAACGTTGTCTTCCGGTACGGCGCGGTCCTCCCCGCGTTCGACGGCTGGCGCACCCATGAGCCCACTCGCGAGTACCTGTCCCTGGACAGGAAGTGGCGTTTCCGTTTCGACCCCGACGACCAGGGATTCGGCGAGGGCTGGCAGTCCGCGCGCCACGACGACAGGACGTGGGGCCGCATCGACGTCCCGGCGGCCTGGGACCTGCTGGACACTCCCGGATTCGGCTCGGAGACCGGCCCCTTCGCCCAGGGCACCGCGTTCAGCGACGGCTACGCCTGGTACCGCACGACCGTCGACGTGCCCGCGTCCTGGCGTGCCCGGCACGTACGCATCGCCTTCCTCGCCGCCGGGTACAGCGCCGAGGTCTGGCTCGACGGCAGGCATCTCGGCAAGCACGAGGGGGCCAACTCCCCCTTCGCGCTTCCGGTGGCGGGGGCGCTGAGACCGGGAACGCGTCAGACGATCGCCGTCCGGGTCTTCCGCCGGGCGAGCTACACCGACTACACGGACCCGACTCCCCAGCCGGTCACGGACGACCACGAGCTGCCGTACAAGCCGGTCGACTACTGGCCCTACGCGGGCCTGACCCGGTCGGCCTGGATCGAGGCGGTCCCGCAGGTCACCATCGCCAAACTGCTCGCCGTCGGCGCGAACGGGCGCCTTGAGGCACGCGCGGTCGTCGAGAACCACGGCGCCTCCGACTTCGACGGCCGGCTCACCCTGGATCCCGGCCGGGAAAGCGGCGGTCGGCCCGTCGTGGTCGCGGCCCGGATCGCGGCCCGGTCGGCGGGAGTGGTCCGCGTCTCGGTCCCGATACCCCACGCCCCGCGCTGGAGCCCGGCCTCGCCGCACACGCTCACCGCCCGCGCCACCCTGACCGCCGGGAGGCACTCAGGGGCGCGGGTGGACACGCTGTCCACCGGGTACGGCGTTCGCGAACTGACCATCGGCGACGCCCAGTTGCGGTTGAACGGCAAGCCTCTCTTCCTCAAGGGCCTCAACTGGCACGAGGAGACCGCCGCGCACGGCAGAGCGATGACGCCGGCCGAGTACGACCGGGAACTGGGCCATGTCACGGCAGTGGGCGCCAACTTCATCCGCAACTGCGTCTACAACCGCCACCCGTACGTCTACGACTGGGCGGACCAGCACGGCGTGCTGGTGATGGACGACATCGACACCATGTGGCTCAACACGGCCCAGGAGAAGCTGCAGACCGAACGCTACGGCCTTGCCCGCGCCCTGGCCCTGACCATGGCGTGGAACCAGCACAATCACCCGTCGGTGATCCTCTGGGGGCTGCAGAACGAGTCGGAGATCGACGCCGCCGGTGCTCCGGTCTACCGCGCCTGGCTCGCCGATCTCAAGGCGGCCGTGAAGGCGGTCGACCTCACCTCCCGCCCCGTGACCTGGGCGTCCAACACCAGCAACGACCCCGCCTTCGACCTCGCCGACGTGATCGGGTTCAACGAGTACTTCGGCTACTTCTACGGCAAGGACGCGGACCTCGGCCCCACGCTGGACGCGGTGCACGCGAAGTATCCCGGCAAGCCGATCCTGATCACCGAGAACGGCACCTGGTCCGTGGCCGGCACCCACGGTCCCGACACCACGCAGGGTACGGAGGAGTGGCAGGCGGCGAGCTTCACCGCCCACTGGACCCAGGTGGCCGCGCGCAGCGACTTCGTCGCCGGTTTCACCTACTGGGTCCTCAAGGACTACAAGCAGCGGGCCGGGTACAACCAGTCCTACAACGGCATCTCCGTCATGGGCCTGTTCACCTTTGCCGAGGAGCGGCCCAAGCTCGTCTACGACGCGTTCCGCGAGGCGGTGAATCCCAGGGGCAGGTGA
- a CDS encoding sortase, which translates to MRIKCAGAGIGIGFLLGTVGLSSPAAAAANGPTGDPGMHISPSHATPGSTVTVSTTACGSETYGKGESEAGGKFHLLPGDREGVLTGEFKVPGGTAPGGYTITLKCPPRVKITGTYWVGTGNPSGSIDAGFGAANDKGTQLALGAVLLAGAAAGGAIKMRRPPAGARA; encoded by the coding sequence ATGCGTATCAAGTGTGCAGGCGCCGGCATCGGCATCGGTTTCCTTCTCGGTACCGTCGGCCTCTCGAGCCCGGCCGCGGCAGCCGCGAACGGCCCCACCGGTGATCCAGGTATGCACATCAGCCCGAGCCACGCCACCCCAGGCTCCACCGTCACGGTCAGCACCACAGCCTGCGGCTCGGAGACCTATGGGAAGGGCGAGTCTGAGGCAGGAGGCAAGTTTCACCTCCTCCCAGGCGACCGGGAGGGTGTACTGACCGGCGAATTCAAGGTGCCGGGCGGCACCGCGCCCGGCGGTTACACCATCACCCTGAAGTGCCCGCCGCGAGTCAAGATCACGGGCACATATTGGGTCGGCACCGGCAACCCCAGCGGCTCGATCGACGCTGGTTTCGGGGCGGCGAACGACAAGGGCACGCAACTTGCCCTCGGGGCGGTGCTGCTCGCCGGAGCCGCCGCCGGCGGCGCGATCAAGATGCGCCGTCCCCCGGCCGGTGCCCGCGCTTGA
- a CDS encoding class F sortase, with the protein MEPRCEPGDPSPSSTPSAKFLAYALLAGTVLVLTALRGEQPPQPSTAQSFSSSVLPGPSSTASTRYPSVPPLPPSAPVRLRIPAIGVNAPMTELSLDETGALRPPSADMPGFAGWYGAGTPPGSVGTAVIAGHVDTPQGPGVFHRLGGLTKGDTIEIIRSDRRTAVFTVDAVELYDKKAFPDEKVYGSSHRPELRVITCGGPYAEETGYQGNVVVFATLTAA; encoded by the coding sequence ATGGAACCGAGGTGCGAGCCCGGCGATCCTTCCCCGTCGTCCACCCCGTCCGCCAAATTTCTCGCCTACGCTCTACTGGCGGGCACGGTGCTGGTGCTCACGGCCCTCCGGGGCGAACAGCCTCCGCAACCTTCGACCGCGCAGTCCTTCTCCTCCTCCGTGTTACCCGGGCCCAGCAGCACCGCCTCGACCCGGTATCCCTCTGTGCCGCCCCTGCCCCCGTCGGCTCCGGTCCGGCTGCGAATCCCCGCCATCGGCGTGAATGCCCCAATGACGGAACTGAGCCTCGACGAAACAGGAGCACTGCGCCCGCCATCGGCCGATATGCCCGGCTTTGCCGGGTGGTATGGCGCCGGTACACCTCCCGGCTCAGTCGGCACAGCCGTCATTGCGGGACATGTCGACACGCCGCAAGGCCCCGGAGTCTTCCACCGCCTCGGAGGACTGACCAAGGGCGACACCATCGAGATCATCAGGTCAGACCGGCGGACAGCCGTCTTCACGGTCGACGCTGTGGAGCTCTACGACAAGAAGGCGTTTCCGGATGAGAAGGTCTACGGCAGCTCCCACCGGCCCGAACTGCGCGTGATCACCTGTGGGGGCCCATACGCCGAAGAAACCGGCTACCAGGGAAATGTCGTGGTCTTTGCGACGCTGACCGCGGCGTAG
- a CDS encoding VOC family protein encodes MPATGPDFISLQARDLDASQMFYEQYLGLVRSQVGPPHAVVFETKPIAFALRDVIPGTDLASVAQPGIGAAIWLHATDVQAIHDALVADGHTIVSAPIDGPFGRTFTFADPDGYQVTLHDRA; translated from the coding sequence ATGCCCGCCACCGGCCCCGACTTCATCTCGCTCCAGGCGCGCGACCTCGACGCTTCGCAGATGTTCTACGAGCAGTACCTCGGCCTCGTCCGCTCGCAGGTCGGACCTCCGCACGCCGTCGTCTTCGAGACGAAGCCGATCGCGTTCGCACTCCGCGACGTCATTCCCGGCACCGACCTCGCATCCGTCGCTCAGCCCGGCATCGGTGCCGCGATCTGGCTCCACGCCACCGACGTCCAGGCCATCCACGACGCGCTCGTCGCCGACGGTCACACCATCGTCTCCGCACCGATCGACGGCCCCTTCGGCCGGACATTCACCTTTGCCGACCCAGACGGCTACCAAGTCACTCTCCACGACCGCGCCTGA
- a CDS encoding DUF1203 domain-containing protein, which translates to MTRYTVLPVDAAVLKELRIVDDAGRPCASYIATGDDAGSPLRCCLRPITLGERIALVSYAPLRRWAATRGADPGAYDEQGPVFIHADDCGGFTPGENYPFARPGALRTVRRYDARGHIAGGRLLEIAADATTGFDAAFDDAFNDPYVVLLHVRALEYGCFHFEVRRPSAKEQ; encoded by the coding sequence ATGACCAGATACACCGTGCTCCCCGTTGACGCAGCCGTCCTGAAGGAACTGCGGATTGTCGACGACGCGGGCCGTCCCTGCGCCTCGTACATCGCGACCGGCGACGACGCGGGCTCGCCGCTGCGCTGCTGCCTGCGCCCCATCACGCTCGGCGAGCGGATCGCCCTGGTTTCGTACGCCCCGTTGCGTCGCTGGGCCGCTACGAGGGGTGCCGATCCGGGCGCGTACGACGAACAGGGTCCCGTCTTCATCCATGCCGATGACTGCGGCGGGTTCACCCCCGGCGAGAACTACCCCTTCGCTCGGCCAGGCGCACTGCGTACCGTGCGCCGCTATGACGCCCGGGGCCATATCGCAGGTGGCCGCCTTCTGGAGATTGCGGCCGACGCCACGACTGGCTTCGATGCAGCCTTCGACGATGCGTTCAACGATCCGTACGTGGTGCTCCTACACGTCAGGGCACTGGAATACGGATGCTTCCACTTCGAGGTGCGACGGCCCTCCGCCAAGGAGCAGTAG
- a CDS encoding aminotransferase class I/II-fold pyridoxal phosphate-dependent enzyme produces the protein MDVLEKCRAWTAEHRRDAGGDCYYRAISETFDGTEVEFEGARVIMAASHDYLGLSADARVREAAVRAVRRFGTSLGGSRAVSGSLRLHEELENRLAQFLGQEAAAVLPSGYQANLMLAPLLQDGDYVFSDLSNHASLDEVIRLGEAKERKFLHSDVAHLKELLASAASEAGKMILTDGIFSVEGDICVLPEMMKLADAHGAHVVVDSSHDLGVLGPNGAGVADHFGLRPLLVTSALSKSLASVGGVIAGPTEVIRYLRFHARTSMFTAAASPANVAAALAALDILQAEPQRRARVLDLAEQLHNGLRALGYDTGASVTPVVPVLVRGRERCLRMWRELCRAGVFTAPMTYPGVRAGREVLRITLTAGHTDEQLARLLAAFKEVGRREGLIPGTLHEGPAPVRIVRPATLPTTRAAAG, from the coding sequence ATGGACGTGCTGGAGAAGTGCCGGGCATGGACAGCGGAACATCGACGGGACGCTGGAGGGGACTGCTACTACCGGGCAATCAGCGAGACCTTCGACGGCACTGAGGTGGAATTCGAAGGCGCCCGGGTCATCATGGCGGCGTCTCACGACTATCTCGGCCTCTCCGCCGACGCCCGGGTTCGGGAGGCCGCTGTCAGGGCGGTGCGGCGCTTCGGTACCTCGTTGGGCGGATCACGAGCCGTGAGCGGCTCACTACGACTGCACGAGGAACTGGAGAACCGGCTGGCTCAGTTCCTGGGGCAGGAGGCCGCCGCGGTCCTTCCCTCCGGGTATCAGGCCAATCTGATGCTGGCTCCGCTGCTACAGGACGGCGACTACGTCTTCAGCGACCTTTCCAACCACGCCTCGTTGGACGAGGTAATTCGTTTGGGTGAAGCCAAGGAGCGAAAGTTCCTGCACAGTGACGTGGCACACCTTAAGGAACTGCTCGCGTCCGCCGCTTCAGAAGCCGGAAAAATGATCCTCACCGACGGTATTTTCTCCGTCGAGGGCGACATCTGCGTACTCCCCGAAATGATGAAACTGGCCGACGCCCACGGTGCGCACGTCGTCGTGGACAGCTCACACGACCTAGGAGTGCTCGGACCCAACGGCGCCGGAGTGGCGGACCACTTCGGACTGCGGCCCCTGCTCGTCACCAGTGCCCTGTCCAAAAGCCTCGCCTCCGTGGGCGGCGTCATCGCCGGGCCGACGGAAGTCATCCGGTACCTACGGTTCCACGCCCGTACGTCGATGTTCACCGCGGCCGCCTCACCCGCCAACGTCGCCGCCGCGCTGGCCGCACTGGACATCCTCCAGGCAGAACCGCAGCGCCGTGCGAGGGTCCTGGATCTCGCCGAGCAACTGCACAACGGTCTGCGGGCGCTCGGTTATGACACCGGTGCATCCGTCACCCCCGTCGTGCCCGTCCTCGTCCGGGGACGGGAGCGGTGCCTGCGCATGTGGCGGGAACTGTGCAGGGCTGGAGTGTTCACCGCTCCCATGACATATCCGGGCGTCCGGGCCGGTCGCGAGGTGCTGCGCATCACGCTGACAGCCGGGCACACGGACGAGCAACTGGCACGTTTGCTGGCCGCCTTCAAGGAAGTGGGGCGAAGGGAAGGCCTCATCCCTGGAACCTTGCATGAAGGGCCCGCCCCCGTACGGATCGTACGTCCGGCCACGCTCCCGACCACCCGCGCGGCCGCGGGCTAG
- a CDS encoding cellulase-like family protein, giving the protein MTTTPQRTTTSEPTGRLAITLWDFSWYTQAGPGEPFADLDRAFAETVERGFNTVRICAMPFLLFSGRVHAPESIQVRGLGEQFGQRTRWYDVRGGYPLDGRRRLVELFEAAARHDCKVIVSSWEYQQSPSFADTDAWHRALAAVPGPDRAEAVAESLAELLDFLTERGLADRVAYVEVHNEVDNCDLVPADGTPGHYARLRGPLERAVKLLQARHPDIPVTYSLGEPWPDELDDLPEQAQIAHFHFYVYGVLGALYEAVGLGHGTEAAPETAGWPTPELAAMLRPDAPAFADYQPDEPWRLAATGIPRELFYAHDWVDPDRWDLWLYENYSAHRQAMRETLAGWVDSAAEFARHRGIPAVLGEGVVGYTPLLTRFEEDAVGKDIAEFVVDRCLAAGFQGVLLTSNAAPHHPMWHTDGDWMRRVNSRITAD; this is encoded by the coding sequence ATGACCACCACACCGCAGCGAACAACCACGAGCGAGCCCACGGGCCGGCTCGCCATCACCTTGTGGGACTTCAGCTGGTACACACAGGCAGGCCCCGGCGAACCGTTCGCCGACCTCGACCGCGCCTTCGCCGAGACGGTGGAGCGGGGCTTCAACACCGTCCGCATCTGCGCCATGCCCTTCCTGCTGTTCTCCGGGCGCGTCCACGCCCCGGAGTCCATCCAGGTCCGCGGCCTGGGCGAGCAGTTCGGGCAGCGCACCCGCTGGTACGACGTGCGCGGCGGCTATCCGCTGGACGGCCGCCGGCGGCTCGTCGAGCTGTTCGAGGCGGCCGCCCGTCATGACTGCAAGGTGATCGTGTCCTCGTGGGAGTACCAGCAGTCCCCCAGCTTCGCCGACACCGACGCCTGGCACCGCGCCCTGGCCGCGGTCCCCGGCCCGGACCGAGCCGAGGCGGTGGCCGAATCCCTGGCCGAGCTGCTGGACTTCCTCACCGAACGCGGACTGGCCGACCGCGTCGCCTACGTCGAGGTGCACAACGAGGTCGACAACTGCGACCTGGTGCCGGCCGACGGCACTCCCGGCCACTACGCCCGGCTGCGCGGCCCCCTCGAACGCGCGGTGAAGCTGCTGCAGGCGCGCCACCCCGACATCCCCGTCACCTACTCGCTGGGTGAGCCCTGGCCCGACGAGCTCGACGACCTGCCGGAGCAGGCCCAGATCGCGCACTTCCACTTCTACGTCTACGGCGTGCTCGGCGCCCTGTACGAGGCGGTGGGACTCGGCCACGGCACCGAAGCGGCCCCCGAGACGGCCGGCTGGCCCACCCCCGAACTGGCCGCCATGCTGCGCCCCGACGCGCCCGCCTTCGCCGACTACCAGCCGGACGAACCCTGGCGGCTGGCCGCCACGGGGATTCCGCGCGAACTGTTCTACGCACACGACTGGGTCGACCCCGACCGCTGGGACCTGTGGCTCTACGAGAACTATTCGGCGCACCGACAGGCCATGCGGGAGACCCTGGCCGGATGGGTGGACTCCGCCGCCGAGTTCGCCCGCCACCGCGGCATCCCCGCCGTCCTCGGCGAAGGCGTCGTGGGCTACACCCCACTGCTGACGCGCTTCGAGGAGGACGCCGTCGGCAAGGACATCGCCGAGTTCGTCGTCGACCGCTGCCTCGCCGCGGGTTTCCAGGGCGTCCTCCTGACCTCCAACGCGGCCCCGCACCACCCCATGTGGCACACCGACGGGGACTGGATGCGGCGGGTCAACTCCCGTATCACCGCGGACTGA
- a CDS encoding acyl carrier protein: MSFDELKNIMISIGISEPDIQLDATREDVGLDSIAVVELALVLRREKGLEVTEEEIKAAGTVADVAALVAAR; encoded by the coding sequence ATGTCTTTCGATGAACTGAAAAATATTATGATCTCTATTGGGATTTCCGAACCGGATATCCAGTTGGATGCCACGCGGGAGGACGTGGGGCTCGACTCCATTGCCGTGGTCGAACTGGCCCTGGTTCTGCGCCGCGAGAAGGGACTGGAGGTGACAGAGGAGGAGATCAAGGCCGCCGGTACGGTCGCGGACGTTGCTGCTCTCGTGGCGGCGCGGTGA